TCTTCCAGCGAATAGTCCCTGGAAAACCACACGATGTTCGGTCCGGGACAAATACTGACAGGCGCCTTCGAGGCTCCCTCGGCGGATTCGCCGCGGCCGTCGATCTCCTCGCGGATCACCTGCAAGGCTCCATTGCCCAGCTGGTGGCAGATGCATTCCTTGACGGCGATCTGGCGGGCGGCGGCGGTGGCGAGGCCTCCCGCTTCGGCGATCTTGGCGGTCTGGTACTGCCGGGTGGCCGTGCAGATGGGGTGTTCCGTGAATTCCGTGTTGAAGGACAAGAACCCCTTGGGGCAACCCGATCCGGGGCGTCCTTCGTCGAACTTGCGCCAGAGGTCCACCTCGGCGCTGGAGCCGCGCAGATTGTTGAACGGCACGCCCAGAGGCGAGCTGTCGGAGAGATAGATGTCGCCGGGACGCGAAGCCGCCAAGAGGTCGCGGGTGAACTTGTCGATGGGGGTGGCTTCCGGCACGAGCAGGAAGGGGGAACCCCAGCCGGTGGCATCGAGCTCGAAATCTTCCAGCATCCGGCGATGCTCGGCTTCCACACCCAAGCCGCCTTGCACGGTGATCGCCGCGACATGCGCCTGGGCCTCCGTCGGCCATTCCCAGCCCTTTTTCCGGTAGTAACCGGCCATCAGCCCGGCGAATTCTTCCTGCAGGCGGTGGCGTTCCTTGCGGAATTCGTCCACGATCGGCCCGAGCAATTCGCCTTCGGAAGCGAACGCGTGTCCACCGCAATTGAGCCCGGATTCGATCCGGAATTCGCGGACTTCCAGACCCTTCTTGGCCAAAAACCGTCCTTGCGTGAGTGCCGAGCGGAAATCGGAAACCTTGATGATCAGGCCCTTTTCCGGCTCCGCGCCGGCGCGACGGTAGAAGGTCTCGAACTCTTCCATGCACCCGTAGAGCGTGGGATTGATGCCGGCGGACAAAATCATGTTGCCGGGATTGATGGAAAGCGCGAAGCCCTCCAGCGCGAGTTTGGCGTCGGAAAGACGGGCTTCCACCACCACGCCATCCGGTCCGATCGGGCGCCGGTCCAATTTGGTCATGATGTTGGCGTCGATGGAGCCCGGCTCCATCGCCTCGGTCAGCGATCGCTCCTCGGAAACGCGAGCCTCGCCGGACAACGAAGCGAGATTCTTCCAGCGCACCTTCAGCGGAGAGGAATCCGGCAACATCCGGAAATACTTGTCCTTGTCGGTGCCAGCCTGGAAGCTCTGCTTGCGCATTTCCTCCATCTGCGACAAGACCTGTTCGTACAGGAAATCCATGTAGCGGCGGATGCGCTCGGCGCGGGCGCGAGGCTCCTTGGGATCCACCGATTGGAACTCACGCCCCAGCTTGCGCAGGTGCAGCCGGTGGACCTGCTCGATCATTTTGTCGTCCACCAGCGAAATGACCGACGAGATTCCCCAGCGCGCCACGCGCAGGGGAGTGTCGATGCTGTGGCCCGTTCCCATCACCGGAATGTGGAACGTGTGGGTACGAGGGTAGACGAGACGGTTCGAGATCGGCATAGAAGACATGGTACCCGACTCCTGGGAGAAGTCCTTGTAAAAACGTGTCATTTAAGTTTCACAGAAGGTCTTGACTACTGCTCATGCGCGCAGTATTTTCCGAGTGTGAACCCCGCTATTCTCGAATTCCCCAACGCCAAACCTCTGCCCTCCAAACCCACTGTGGAGGAGGAATCCTTGCTGCATTGGCTGGCCCTCCAGCGCATCGAGATGATCGGCCCCATCCGCGCGCAGGCACTGCTGGAGTCCTTCGGATCTCCGCAAGGCGTTTTCCTGGCCTCCGGCGAGGATCTCTCGGAGGTGCACCCAAAACTATCCCAGGGCATCATCCGGGCCATCCTCGCTGGTCCGGATCTGCATTGGGCCCGCGAACAAGCCAGCCAGGCCCAGTCCATCGGGGCTTCCATCCTTCATCTGGAGCACCCGGAATACCCGCAGTGCCTACGGAGCATTTCCTCGCCGCCGCCCATTTTGTTCGTGCAAGGCACCATTGGGCTCACCCACCCCCGTTCGGTGGCCATGGTGGGCACGCGCAAGCCCTGCCAGCTTGGCCTGGAGGCGGCACGAACGTTCACGCGCATCTGGAGCCGCTCTGGTTTACGGATCGTTTCCGGCCTTGCTCTCGGGATCGATGAACAATCCCACCAAGCCGCCTTGGACAGCGGCGGAGAGACGGTGGCGGTGCTGGGCTGCCCTTTGGATGGACTGGGCACCCGGGGCCGCGGCAGGCTCGCGCAGGACATTTCCCTGCAAGGGCTCCTGGTGACGGAGCACGCCTTCGATGCTCCGGTCAAGCCGGGGAACTTCGTGCGCCGCAACCGCCTGATCTCTGGACTTTCCCAGGCGGTGGTGGTGGTGCAGGCACCTCGGGGATCGGGTGCCCTGATCACGGCGCGATTCGCCCTGGAGCAGGACCGGGAATTGTTCGCGGTGCCTGGACCGGCCGGAAACGAAGCTTGGGAAGGCAACTTCGATCTGTTGCGCCAAGGTGCCCACTTGTGTGCCGATGCGGAGGATCTCCCGACAACCATGGGCTGGAGTCGCCCGCACGCGCAGAACGCTCCCGAATCGGATTCCCCAGTGGTTAGATTGCTCCGTCGCGGAGACGCCACCGCCGAGGAGATCGCCTTGCAGCTGAAACAACCCATGAACCGCCTCCAAGGCGAACTGGTGCTCCTGGAATTGTCCGGGGCCATCCAGCGTGTGGGCGGTGGAAGGTTCGCGTTGCACGCATGAGCTCCGGCACGTTTCCGCATCGCCCCGAGCCGCAGACCAAGCGGAAATTGCCCATCGGCAGATGGGTCGCGGTGGTGTCTTTCCTGTTCATCGCCTATGCGTGGACGTTCGGCCCCTACGGCGTTGTCCGGCAAGGCCGGACCGCCCAGGATCTTGAACGCCTGCGCGAGCGCAACGACTCCTTGGCCGAACGCATCCACATCCTCCAAGACAGCCTGCAACTCCTGACCAAGGATTCCGCGACCATTTCCGACCAAGCCCGCCGCCAAGGACTGGTGCTGCCCGGCGAGATCTCGGTGCGCTTCGTGGACACCACTTCCCGCTGAGACCTACCGGGGCTTTTTGGGGCGACCGCGTTTGGGGACTTCCTGCGCCAACTGCGGCGACTCCAACATGAAGATGCTCCCGCGCACCACGCCGCGTGAGTCGTGGATCCACGACACCGTGACCTCCGTGGGAAGCCACTGGCCGGATCGATCCTTGATTTCCAAAAGCAAGGACCGATAGCTCTCGCCGACATCCGGTTGCGACAGATCCGAAAGATCCACCGGAAGCCCGGGCACCCGTGCTTCCAATCGCGAAACCAGTTCGCCCTCCAGATCGCGCGCCGCCCATCCGAATCGCTCCAGGGCCTGGTTGGACCAGTGCACCATCCGGCCCGACGACTCCAGGATGAAGTACGGAGGCATTTGCCCTTCGTCGGAGCGCCCCACGCCGGCAAGCATTCCCCAAAGTTCCGGTGCGAGTTTGGAGGCAGGAATGCCGTTGCGATCGATCACCGCCTGGAGGTCTTCCGGACGAACCTTGCGGCGCCCGAGTCCCACCCGTACAAACGGCAAAACACCGGATTCCATCCAGTTGATCACCGTCTGGGAAGTGACTCCCAGCAGTCGCGATGCTTGGCCCGTGGTCAGCACGGACCAAACATAGCGACCTTCCAGATAAAGATTGAGTTATTTGCGGATCCAGCCCACTCGATCCACCTTGTTGATCCACTTGCCGAAGGTGTCGCCTTCGTGCTTGCGGATCAGCGTGCGGACGGTATAGACACCGGATACCACGGGCTTGCCGGTTTGCGACAGACCATCCCAGGCGATCCACGCTTCCCATTGGCCGGCCGGATCGGACGGAATCCGTCCATCCTCGAAAGCCTTGACGATGGGATCCAGGGACACGTTCGCCACGTGCACGCCCAGGTTGTCGTAGATCAGCACCTGGCCACCGTATCCGAAGTTCGCGAGGATCTTCGGCCCGATCCGCACGCGGTTGGGATCCACCGGCAAACCATCCAGATCATGCCAGATTTCGGCACCCGGTTCGCGCACCAGGATGCGCACCGGCGGATTGCCGTCCGACACCGGGACCGCTGTCGGCTGGGCGAGGCGCCCGGGCAGGAAGTCCATGGAAAACCGCGGCGGACGCGTTCCGAACTCCACCTTCACGCGCCGTCCGGTCTCCAGCGCCGGATTGCCCAGGGCGTCCGTGGCGCCAGGCCAGACCTGCAACGAATCGCCGCGCATCATGCGGGTGGACAACGTCGAGACGGGATCCAGAAGGACCATCAGGACCTTGCCATCAGGGGTCTGCTGGACCGTGACCCCGGCGACCGGATCCCAAGTGCCGTTGGCCCGGCGCAACCGCACGAAGTTCACGCCCGTTGGCAGCACCGTCTCGGAGAAGTTCACCCAGAGCGTGTCCAGTTTTTCACCGAAAGCGGCATAACGCAGTCGTGCCGACATCGCCACCGGGCCCACGCCATCGGCGAGGGCGAAGGGCAGGGAGTCGACCGTGCCATCGTCGTAGCGGTTCACTTGCAAGCCCGTTCCCGGCCCGACGGTGGAGGGCCCAGGCCAGGCCACCGAAAGTGTCAACGTGCCGCCGCTCCACACACCTGCGGAGCTGTCGACAGGATGCGACAGGATGCGACCCGACGCGTCGGGCCAGGCCAAGGAGAAATCGTGGAGCTGCGAAGGCCGCGACGCCCAGGTCAAAACGACCTGATCCACGTTGCCGTCACCATCGGAGTCGATGGCCTTGGCGGTGGTCGGCGTGCGATCCCCCACCTTCACAGGCACCCAAGGAGCGTTCGGTGCTGCCGGATTGCTCGACCGATCCACCCACGCCCCGAAAGCCGCACCGGCCAATCGAAGCGAATCGCCAGCGATGACAGATCCTGACGGAATGGCCAATGTCCAGCGCAACGGGTCCGCGTTGGGATGCCGGGAAGTGGCGGCAGGAAGGACCACCCCGCTTTTCAGCAGCAGATCGCGCACGGCACCGGCACCTTCCGTGGCGGGTTCCGACAGGCGCAACACCAGGGTGTCTCCCAGTGTTCCCACACGCAGGATCGCCGAGCGCAAGGCCGGCCCCACCGAATCCTGCGCGACGATGCTGTCGAGCCGACCGGACGCACCGCTGCCTTTCAGGAACTGGACCATGCCGACGCCGCCCGACCGGATGCCCGTGCCCGCAGGCGAGGGCAACACCAGGGTCCCCACCAGCACGGAGCTGTCCGTGGGCAGACGCTGGACGTTCGCCAGGGGCACCGTGCGGGGAAGGTTGTCCCACAGCACCACGAACGAATCCGGCATGTCCTGGTCGCGGACCGCCCGTGCGAAGCGCACGCTGATCGATGTGGCCGATCCGATCCCCGAAGGATCCGTGATGGCCGCCGAAATCATGGGGTCGGGCTTGGCGCGCACCACCAAGGGGACCGCCGCAGCGCAAGTCGCCAGGGCGTTTCCTGCCAGATCGCGGACAAGTCCGGCCGAAGCGACCCCCATCATGGAGCCTGCCGGGAACGCGCTACCCGCCAACACCCATTGCACCAAGGTTCCGGACAATTTTTGCACAGACACCACGGAAGTCGGCGCGGTGGCACCCGCCACGGAAAACGGCCAACCGGAGGGTTGGGCTACGGGCTCGGAAAACTCCACGCGCACCGTGTCGGTGCCGGCGCCGAACCGTTCCATCACCGCGGCGGAAAGAACCTGCGGCTGGACCCGATCCTGCACGAAGAAGGAATCCAGGACGATCTGGTCGCGACCACCGGTGGTCACATGCAAGGCCAGCACGCCAGATCCCATCGCCGATCCATCCAGACCCGCCGGCACGGGAAGAAGAACGTTCCTTCCGGAAGCGACGATCGAAGCGGCGGGGATCGACAAGGGTTTACCGGAAAGTGTCAACGTCGCCGATTGCACGACGGCGCCGGCGTCGAGGGCCATGGACAGGCGCACCGCCACGGAATCCGCGATGCCGTCGCAGGAAGCGTCCGTGGTCCAGGCGCTGTCCACCAGAGGCCAAGGCGGGGTGGCGACGAACCGGACCACCAGGGCGGCATCGGTCACCACGGCCCCCGCGACCGTCGCGGAGGCGGTCAGGGCGGCGGTATCGGCCAGCGCATCGGAGAACCAGACGGTCCCGACGCCATGGACCAAAGCGATGGAGGTGGCGGGCAACGCACCCGAGACGCCCGACCAGAACTGGACCGAAGGAGCGCTGGAAGCGAGATGGACCACCGCCGAAGTGTCCAGCAGGGTTCCCGCCGAATCCACCAAGGTGACGGAGGCGGATTTGCGCTGTCCCCCGCTCCACGCGTCGATCGGGCCCGCGGGGGTCCAGACCAGGGCCAAGCGGCGCGGGGGCTTGTCTGTGAAGCGCACCCACACCGATCCGCTGGTGACGGAAGAGCCCGCGATCGCGGCCGAAGCGTTCACCCGCCCGGAATCCACCACCGGGCTGGATACCCACACCTGCGCCTTGCCCCCGACCAAGACCACGGAGCTCGCCGGAGCGCCTCCGGTGGCGGTGGTCCAGAACTGGAGCCCCGGATTGGCGCTGGAAAGGGTGACAAGAGCTGTCGTATCCAACGTGTCGTTGGTCGCGCCGAGGAGCGCCACCGTGGCCAGCGCGCGGGAAGAGGTCCAGGCCTCCACAGGACCCGCCGGATTCCAAGCCAGGTGCAGCGGACGCGGCGGAACCTTCATGGTGTCCACGTTCACCAGGTAACGCTGCCAGGCGCACCCGCACAGCGGCGTTTCGCGATCGGCCCAGAACGCCCATTCGTGGATGTTCAGACCCTGCGGGTCCGGGAAGGTCTGCGCGAAGCGCACGGAATCCACGCGATTGGAAATCAAGGTGGTGGGCACGAAGGCGGCGCTGTCGCGCTGCACCTGCATCAGGGCCACGTCGGGCTTGCCCCAGGTGCGCCCCTGGAAATGGACCATCAGCGAATCCTGACGCACCGAAGTGGCCGGGCTGGGCAGGGGCTTCTCGAACCGGAAGTCGACGATTTTCGGCTGCTTGGGGAGATCGCCGTCGGGCGTGTACCCGAAGATGTGCACCCCGTTGTAGTAGCCGCCGATGTAGGGATTGTCCACGTAGATGGGCGTGGGCACCCCGTTCCACATCTGGACGTCGTCGGGTCCCGGCCAGAGGTGCTTGAGGTCGATCCCCGGAAACGCCACGGGGGCGGCGCGTGGCGCGACGGACCAGGCGTTCGCGAAGACGGAAAACGGCACCGGCGCCCAGTTGTTGTCGTCCATCTTCAGATCGAACCGCAGGCGTCCCGCCACGGGGAGCGTGTCGGCGATGTGGATGGGCAGATACCAGGAATTCGCCACGCCCGGCACGGCCACGGCCGCAGCCACCGTGATGTCGGGGCTCTTCGGGATGACGGTTCCTGTCACCCCGAAGATGGCCTTGTCCGTGACGTGGACCGCGATCTTCGCGGCGGTGGCCGCGTCGGCGGTGAAGTAGAACCGAAGGTCCAAGCCGTAGTAGGGCTTGTTCTCGTTGTTGGCCACCTGCAGGTAGAAGTGGGCTCCGGCACCGCTGGCGTTCTTGCTGGTGGCGGCCATCTGCACGGTGTAGCTCGCGAAATCCTGGGTGGTGGAAAAGCGGTAGTGCAGACCCAGGCTGTCGGATTTCGCCGGCGTGGAGAACACGTCGTAGCGGTAGGTGGTTCCCGGTTGGAGCCCCTTGAGGGTGACCTTGTGGAAGCGGCTGGGCAGACCTTCGTCGTCGCCGTCGACACGCTTTTTGGTCGCCGCGAAGTTGGCCCCTTCGATGGCGTACTCCACCGAAGAAAGCGAGGGCACGTCCGTCCACCAGAAGATGGTGGCTTGGTTGCCGCGGATGTTGCAGGCCTTGACATCCGTGATCTTCGGGATCGGAGGCGAAGTGGACAGGGTTGTGAAGTCGTAGTCGCGACCGCGGTTGTCGTCGCGCGACACGTTGCGGTAGATGTCCATGCCCACGAACCAGAAGAAGTACTGGGTCTTGGGGGTAAGACCGGGAATGACCACCATCTTGTTCTTGGCCAGCGGAGCCACCATGTACCCGATCACCGGTCCGTTCACGGACAGGCTGTAGAAGAGGGTGTCGCGGGAAAGCTCGGTGGTCTTCCAGCTGACGATCGCGAAGGTGTCCGCCGGCATGGCGACCACATCCAGGAATCCCGGCCCCGTGGTATCCGGAGGGAGGTCCTCCGCCAGGTACTGCGAAGGAAGGATCATTTGCGAGGAGAAGTCGATGCACGTTTCCGTGACGTCGTACTTCTCCCATTCGTCGCGCAGAAGCTGTCCGGGGATCGCACCGCCCATGAGGGCGCCCTTGGGCGATCTGTACTTGTAGGGGATGCCGCCGGCGTTGTAGCCCTCCGGATTGGAGATGCGGTTGTGAGGGTGTTGCAGGTTCTTGGATCCGGCACCCATCAGGAAGCTGATGTCCCAGGGGTTGGCGCCCAGGTTGTAGTTCATGTTGTCGAGGATGATGTCCCAGTAGTTGCGAGCCGAAGCCGCGCTGTCGTCCTTGATCATCTCGTGGTAGGCCACGATGGGAAGCAGACCGCCCATGTTGTAGCGGTTCATGCCCCAGGTCACCGATGACCACACGAGAT
This DNA window, taken from Fibrobacterota bacterium, encodes the following:
- the dprA gene encoding DNA-protecting protein DprA; its protein translation is MNPAILEFPNAKPLPSKPTVEEESLLHWLALQRIEMIGPIRAQALLESFGSPQGVFLASGEDLSEVHPKLSQGIIRAILAGPDLHWAREQASQAQSIGASILHLEHPEYPQCLRSISSPPPILFVQGTIGLTHPRSVAMVGTRKPCQLGLEAARTFTRIWSRSGLRIVSGLALGIDEQSHQAALDSGGETVAVLGCPLDGLGTRGRGRLAQDISLQGLLVTEHAFDAPVKPGNFVRRNRLISGLSQAVVVVQAPRGSGALITARFALEQDRELFAVPGPAGNEAWEGNFDLLRQGAHLCADAEDLPTTMGWSRPHAQNAPESDSPVVRLLRRGDATAEEIALQLKQPMNRLQGELVLLELSGAIQRVGGGRFALHA
- a CDS encoding septum formation initiator family protein translates to MSSGTFPHRPEPQTKRKLPIGRWVAVVSFLFIAYAWTFGPYGVVRQGRTAQDLERLRERNDSLAERIHILQDSLQLLTKDSATISDQARRQGLVLPGEISVRFVDTTSR
- a CDS encoding glycoside hydrolase family 9 protein, which produces MVLKWMTMAFLLATSFAQGQTIDKNCMTCDRRSLDSLNTIIGPVRVNQVGYRTDDPHKRALVGSPSAATFQVLRPNGTVAFSGTLKDLGEFPYKGRILITGYFNSITPLYKFRNTNDTDSAGGGKERVSSADFGALTETGTFRVAVGKDTSHFFDIRSNIYNDIFETSIKYFGIARSGDDSSQMHARSHMKDGSGRPGGDKVAGSLRGGWYDCGDFFKVGQTDAYAFTNLMLAYTLWPQKAEDRYGNSYNDTIPFGNDGIPDLLREAKVGADYVMRLYRASHEDGLLAKNDMYQEVGVWINDHMLWDMPERQDAAPVAKGGAPRPVDAGAGSAVAGQYAGSLALFAKAWYPFDPVFADSCLAAAKDIYTRIVIPNWKTPGYAPTMFYITQGRWDDDLAWAAAGLWYATGDTTYKFDLMGNTTYGTNPGYIYNRETFRAGFMAIHSSKLFSPGGWVMDYQNTFLHPVWLMWKHIYQTDAMAAKWGIGAAEAQDTRMRLKTLVGYRYARECTNSPDGGRQTGTYINIMRPYNLVWSSVTWGMNRYNMGGLLPIVAYHEMIKDDSAASARNYWDIILDNMNYNLGANPWDISFLMGAGSKNLQHPHNRISNPEGYNAGGIPYKYRSPKGALMGGAIPGQLLRDEWEKYDVTETCIDFSSQMILPSQYLAEDLPPDTTGPGFLDVVAMPADTFAIVSWKTTELSRDTLFYSLSVNGPVIGYMVAPLAKNKMVVIPGLTPKTQYFFWFVGMDIYRNVSRDDNRGRDYDFTTLSTSPPIPKITDVKACNIRGNQATIFWWTDVPSLSSVEYAIEGANFAATKKRVDGDDEGLPSRFHKVTLKGLQPGTTYRYDVFSTPAKSDSLGLHYRFSTTQDFASYTVQMAATSKNASGAGAHFYLQVANNENKPYYGLDLRFYFTADAATAAKIAVHVTDKAIFGVTGTVIPKSPDITVAAAVAVPGVANSWYLPIHIADTLPVAGRLRFDLKMDDNNWAPVPFSVFANAWSVAPRAAPVAFPGIDLKHLWPGPDDVQMWNGVPTPIYVDNPYIGGYYNGVHIFGYTPDGDLPKQPKIVDFRFEKPLPSPATSVRQDSLMVHFQGRTWGKPDVALMQVQRDSAAFVPTTLISNRVDSVRFAQTFPDPQGLNIHEWAFWADRETPLCGCAWQRYLVNVDTMKVPPRPLHLAWNPAGPVEAWTSSRALATVALLGATNDTLDTTALVTLSSANPGLQFWTTATGGAPASSVVLVGGKAQVWVSSPVVDSGRVNASAAIAGSSVTSGSVWVRFTDKPPRRLALVWTPAGPIDAWSGGQRKSASVTLVDSAGTLLDTSAVVHLASSAPSVQFWSGVSGALPATSIALVHGVGTVWFSDALADTAALTASATVAGAVVTDAALVVRFVATPPWPLVDSAWTTDASCDGIADSVAVRLSMALDAGAVVQSATLTLSGKPLSIPAASIVASGRNVLLPVPAGLDGSAMGSGVLALHVTTGGRDQIVLDSFFVQDRVQPQVLSAAVMERFGAGTDTVRVEFSEPVAQPSGWPFSVAGATAPTSVVSVQKLSGTLVQWVLAGSAFPAGSMMGVASAGLVRDLAGNALATCAAAVPLVVRAKPDPMISAAITDPSGIGSATSISVRFARAVRDQDMPDSFVVLWDNLPRTVPLANVQRLPTDSSVLVGTLVLPSPAGTGIRSGGVGMVQFLKGSGASGRLDSIVAQDSVGPALRSAILRVGTLGDTLVLRLSEPATEGAGAVRDLLLKSGVVLPAATSRHPNADPLRWTLAIPSGSVIAGDSLRLAGAAFGAWVDRSSNPAAPNAPWVPVKVGDRTPTTAKAIDSDGDGNVDQVVLTWASRPSQLHDFSLAWPDASGRILSHPVDSSAGVWSGGTLTLSVAWPGPSTVGPGTGLQVNRYDDGTVDSLPFALADGVGPVAMSARLRYAAFGEKLDTLWVNFSETVLPTGVNFVRLRRANGTWDPVAGVTVQQTPDGKVLMVLLDPVSTLSTRMMRGDSLQVWPGATDALGNPALETGRRVKVEFGTRPPRFSMDFLPGRLAQPTAVPVSDGNPPVRILVREPGAEIWHDLDGLPVDPNRVRIGPKILANFGYGGQVLIYDNLGVHVANVSLDPIVKAFEDGRIPSDPAGQWEAWIAWDGLSQTGKPVVSGVYTVRTLIRKHEGDTFGKWINKVDRVGWIRK
- a CDS encoding helix-turn-helix domain-containing protein, with the translated sequence MLTTGQASRLLGVTSQTVINWMESGVLPFVRVGLGRRKVRPEDLQAVIDRNGIPASKLAPELWGMLAGVGRSDEGQMPPYFILESSGRMVHWSNQALERFGWAARDLEGELVSRLEARVPGLPVDLSDLSQPDVGESYRSLLLEIKDRSGQWLPTEVTVSWIHDSRGVVRGSIFMLESPQLAQEVPKRGRPKKPR